Proteins co-encoded in one Streptococcus ruminicola genomic window:
- a CDS encoding MmcQ/YjbR family DNA-binding protein gives MSVESDFFAKKRVVFERLVAFGFEKSEAGYDYTKLILNGDFEVQLHISADGQVSGKVMDTDLGEEYLALHVPAASGNFVGQVREAYQEVLERVAEACFEALPFASDQMNRLANHLKATYGDDFDHPFEKYPEFSSFRYPKNQKWYGLVMTLARGKLDLGEEQWSQEALDDKVEIINIKVEQAKLPELIEITGVYPSYHMNKKSWVSVVLDETVPDELLFSLVDNSRALVAGKALGSSSGPDYWLIPANPKYYDIDAEFAAKKVILWTQKASIKKGDFVAIYMTAPTKAVRYFCQVLEADLPNDAYRDDTSIKKLMKIELLYTFSDEQVTFETLKSYGVKAVRGPRRMTKELIEKIDSLRKE, from the coding sequence ATGTCAGTTGAGTCGGATTTTTTTGCTAAGAAGCGGGTGGTCTTTGAGCGCTTGGTGGCGTTTGGATTTGAGAAATCTGAGGCTGGTTATGACTATACGAAGTTGATTTTGAATGGTGATTTTGAGGTTCAGCTTCATATTTCAGCAGACGGTCAGGTCAGTGGCAAAGTGATGGACACAGACCTAGGAGAAGAGTATTTGGCGCTTCATGTGCCAGCAGCGAGTGGGAATTTTGTCGGACAAGTCAGAGAAGCTTATCAAGAGGTTCTTGAAAGAGTGGCTGAGGCTTGCTTTGAAGCTCTGCCATTTGCTAGTGACCAAATGAATCGTCTTGCAAATCACCTAAAGGCAACTTATGGCGATGATTTTGACCATCCTTTTGAAAAATATCCTGAGTTCTCTTCTTTTCGCTATCCTAAAAATCAGAAGTGGTATGGTCTTGTGATGACGCTTGCGCGTGGCAAATTAGACCTTGGTGAGGAGCAGTGGTCGCAAGAAGCGCTGGATGACAAAGTTGAAATAATCAATATTAAGGTTGAACAAGCTAAGTTGCCTGAATTGATTGAAATCACGGGCGTTTATCCGTCTTACCACATGAATAAGAAGTCTTGGGTGAGTGTGGTTTTAGATGAGACAGTTCCTGATGAGCTCCTTTTTTCTTTGGTGGATAATAGCAGAGCTTTGGTAGCTGGAAAGGCCTTGGGGAGCAGTAGTGGTCCAGATTATTGGTTAATTCCAGCCAACCCCAAGTATTATGATATTGATGCTGAATTTGCAGCAAAGAAGGTTATTTTATGGACACAAAAAGCAAGCATTAAAAAAGGTGATTTTGTGGCGATTTACATGACAGCACCGACTAAGGCAGTGCGGTATTTTTGCCAAGTCTTAGAAGCTGATTTGCCAAATGATGCTTATCGAGATGATACTTCTATTAAGAAACTAATGAAAATTGAATTGCTTTATACTTTCTCAGATGAGCAAGTGACTTTTGAAACGTTAAAAAGTTATGGCGTCAAAGCCGTTCGTGGTCCACGTCGTATGACAAAAGAATTAATTGAAAAAATCGATTCACTCAGGAAAGAATAA